The following coding sequences lie in one Synechococcus sp. PCC 7336 genomic window:
- a CDS encoding DegT/DnrJ/EryC1/StrS aminotransferase family protein — protein sequence MSDVKIPILNLQEQYRNLKDEIQAAVNGVLDSGQFILGPEVSRFEQEVAEYLGTKHAIGVNSGTDALIIGLRALGIGPGDEVISTPFSFFATAESISNVGAKPVFADIDAATFNIDPAGIEAKIGPRTKAIMPVHLYGNPAAMAAILQLAEAHKLKVIEDCAQSFGARYAGGCRGCDDRCDDKIRSAVTGKQTGSMGHVGAFSFFPTKNLGAYGDAGLISTNDDGIAELARKLRVHGGLQRYRNEMLGYNSRLDSLQAAILRVKLNYIDAWNQQRRAIAQRYSQLLADVAGVLVPALEEGHVFHQYTVRILDGKRDAVRQFLCERGIASMVYYPIPQDRLPVYEGQYPANVTSDRVGKQVLSLPIYPELKFEHVDWVAMAIAEAMRSLP from the coding sequence GTGAGCGATGTAAAGATTCCCATCCTGAATCTGCAGGAGCAATATCGCAATCTCAAAGATGAGATTCAGGCAGCAGTGAATGGCGTACTCGACTCCGGCCAATTTATTCTCGGTCCCGAAGTGTCGCGCTTCGAGCAGGAGGTGGCAGAGTATTTGGGCACAAAGCACGCGATCGGCGTCAATTCGGGCACAGATGCCCTCATCATTGGCTTGCGGGCGTTGGGCATTGGCCCTGGCGACGAAGTCATTTCGACTCCATTTAGCTTCTTTGCTACTGCTGAATCCATCAGTAATGTAGGAGCTAAGCCCGTCTTTGCAGATATTGACGCAGCCACCTTTAACATCGATCCGGCGGGTATTGAAGCGAAGATCGGGCCGCGTACGAAGGCAATTATGCCCGTTCATCTGTACGGCAACCCGGCAGCGATGGCCGCCATCCTGCAACTGGCAGAAGCCCACAAGCTTAAAGTAATTGAAGACTGCGCTCAATCCTTTGGGGCTCGCTATGCCGGTGGCTGTCGGGGCTGTGACGATCGCTGCGACGATAAAATCCGCAGTGCCGTGACTGGCAAGCAAACGGGCTCGATGGGGCATGTGGGAGCCTTCTCGTTTTTCCCGACTAAAAATCTGGGAGCCTATGGCGATGCCGGATTGATTTCAACCAACGACGATGGCATTGCCGAGTTGGCGCGCAAACTGCGGGTCCACGGCGGCTTGCAACGGTATCGCAATGAAATGTTGGGCTACAACTCCCGCCTCGACAGCCTGCAAGCAGCGATTCTGCGGGTCAAGCTCAACTACATTGATGCCTGGAACCAACAGCGCCGCGCGATCGCCCAGCGATACAGCCAACTCCTCGCGGATGTTGCAGGGGTGCTGGTGCCAGCGCTAGAGGAGGGCCACGTCTTTCACCAGTACACCGTCCGAATTCTAGACGGCAAGCGGGATGCCGTACGGCAGTTCTTGTGCGAGCGCGGCATTGCCAGCATGGTGTACTATCCAATTCCGCAGGATCGACTGCCGGTCTACGAGGGGCAATATCCGGCGAATGTTACCAGCGATCGCGTTGGCAAACAGGTCCTCAGCCTGCCCATCTATCCCGAATTGAAATTTGAGCATGTTGACTGGGTGGCGATGGCGATTGCAGAGGCCATGCGATCGCTCCCCTAA
- a CDS encoding bifunctional (p)ppGpp synthetase/guanosine-3',5'-bis(diphosphate) 3'-pyrophosphohydrolase — protein MSLTATPETLGIQLPDWLKTCWNIEPGRPIVSSSRTYSPEDIQLICRAFSFARDLHEGQTRKSGEPYIIHPIQVAGLLWNLGGDAAMVASGFLHDVVEDTEVSLDEIEQHFGLEVRDLVDGVTKLSKFNFSSRTEQQAENFRRMFLAMAQDIRVIVVKLADRLHNMRTLEHLPSEKQQRIAAETKDIFAPLANRLGIWRFKWELEDLSFKYLEPDAYQGMKQHVTVKRTEREASIKVFIDRLQQRLKQDGLEQFEIDGRPKHLYSIYRKMQRQQKTFGEIYDLAGVRIIVNTNTECYQALATVHRSFRPIPGRFKDYIGLPKPNQYQSLHTAVIGINGRPVEVQIRTWEMHRIAEYGIAAHWKYKESGGGLTVTGDEEKFAWVRQLLEWQSDLSDAREYMDSVRENLFESEVYVFTPKSDLIALPRGSTPVDFAYRIHTEVGNHCAGARVNELMVPLDRQLRNGDIVSIITQKNASPSLDWVNFVATASARNRIRQWYKRSRRDENITRGRHLLERELGKSGLDALLKSERMQKIAVRLNYSSPDDLLAGLGFGETGVTSVVNKLRESTKTPAETKSELPSFRHASPMAKAFAKDSTEPIRGVEGMPHHIAKCCNPLPGEDIIGLVTLSGRGIAIHRQDCSNLIAVAETNSDRLLPVSWNESNFPNRAPTYPVELQVEAIDRVGVLKDILARLSDSQINVSNAKVKTTPGKPAIIRLSIDVAHKDQLKHTIARLRQLSDVIDLKCDRHIRSSR, from the coding sequence ATGAGCCTGACCGCAACGCCCGAAACCCTAGGCATTCAATTGCCCGACTGGCTCAAAACGTGCTGGAATATCGAACCTGGCCGTCCGATTGTCAGTAGTTCTCGCACCTATAGCCCCGAAGATATCCAACTGATTTGCCGTGCCTTCAGCTTCGCCCGCGATCTGCACGAAGGCCAAACGCGAAAATCGGGCGAGCCCTACATTATCCATCCCATTCAAGTGGCTGGCTTGCTGTGGAATCTGGGGGGAGATGCGGCCATGGTGGCTTCTGGGTTCCTCCACGATGTCGTCGAAGATACAGAAGTTTCCCTAGACGAGATCGAGCAGCATTTCGGCTTAGAAGTGCGCGACCTCGTAGATGGCGTCACAAAGCTATCCAAATTTAATTTCTCCAGCCGCACCGAACAGCAAGCTGAGAACTTTCGCCGCATGTTCTTGGCAATGGCTCAAGATATTCGCGTCATTGTGGTGAAATTGGCCGATCGCCTACACAACATGCGCACGTTGGAACACCTGCCCTCCGAAAAGCAACAGCGGATCGCAGCAGAAACCAAGGATATTTTCGCCCCCTTAGCCAATCGGTTGGGGATTTGGCGATTTAAGTGGGAGTTAGAAGATCTCTCCTTTAAATATTTAGAACCCGATGCTTATCAGGGCATGAAGCAGCATGTAACGGTCAAGCGCACCGAGCGGGAAGCCAGCATTAAAGTCTTTATCGATCGCCTGCAGCAGCGCCTCAAGCAAGATGGCTTGGAGCAATTCGAGATCGACGGTCGTCCCAAGCACCTCTACAGCATCTACCGCAAGATGCAGCGCCAGCAAAAGACCTTCGGCGAAATTTACGACTTGGCGGGGGTTCGCATCATCGTCAATACCAACACCGAGTGCTATCAGGCCCTCGCCACCGTCCACCGCTCTTTCCGCCCCATCCCCGGTCGGTTTAAAGACTACATTGGCTTGCCCAAGCCCAATCAATACCAATCCCTCCACACCGCTGTAATTGGCATCAATGGCCGCCCCGTAGAGGTGCAAATTCGCACTTGGGAGATGCATCGCATTGCCGAATACGGGATTGCCGCCCATTGGAAATATAAAGAGTCGGGCGGAGGCTTGACGGTCACGGGGGATGAAGAAAAATTTGCTTGGGTGCGCCAACTGCTGGAATGGCAGAGCGATTTGAGCGATGCCCGCGAATATATGGATTCCGTCCGGGAGAATCTATTCGAGAGTGAAGTGTATGTGTTTACGCCCAAAAGCGATCTGATTGCCCTGCCTCGCGGATCGACGCCGGTCGATTTCGCCTATCGCATTCACACCGAAGTGGGCAATCACTGTGCTGGGGCGCGGGTCAACGAGCTCATGGTGCCGTTGGACAGACAGTTGCGCAACGGCGATATCGTCTCGATTATTACCCAGAAAAACGCCAGTCCCAGCCTCGATTGGGTAAATTTTGTCGCCACCGCCAGCGCCCGCAACCGCATCCGCCAGTGGTACAAGCGATCGCGTCGCGATGAAAACATCACTCGCGGTCGCCATCTATTGGAGCGGGAGCTGGGTAAATCGGGCTTGGATGCACTGCTCAAATCGGAGCGCATGCAAAAGATTGCGGTCCGCCTTAACTACTCCAGCCCAGACGACCTGTTAGCAGGCTTGGGCTTTGGCGAAACAGGAGTTACCTCCGTCGTTAACAAGCTGCGGGAATCGACGAAAACCCCTGCCGAGACCAAATCAGAACTCCCTAGTTTTCGTCACGCCTCCCCCATGGCGAAAGCCTTTGCAAAAGACAGCACCGAGCCAATTCGGGGGGTGGAAGGGATGCCACACCATATTGCCAAGTGCTGCAACCCCCTACCGGGAGAGGACATTATCGGCCTCGTAACCTTGTCTGGGCGCGGGATTGCCATTCATCGACAGGACTGTTCCAACCTGATTGCAGTGGCTGAAACCAATAGCGATCGCCTCTTGCCCGTCAGTTGGAACGAATCCAATTTTCCCAACCGCGCCCCCACTTATCCCGTAGAGCTGCAAGTGGAAGCGATCGATCGGGTGGGCGTGCTCAAAGATATCCTGGCCCGCCTGTCCGACAGTCAGATCAACGTCAGCAATGCCAAAGTCAAAACCACCCCTGGCAAACCGGCTATCATTCGCCTCTCGATCGATGTGGCCCACAAAGACCAACTCAAGCACACGATCGCTCGCTTGCGCCAACTTTCCGACGTGATCGATCTCAAGTGCGATCGCCACATCCGCAGCTCTCGCTAG